The Candidatus Hydrogenedentota bacterium genome includes a window with the following:
- a CDS encoding SDR family oxidoreductase, with protein sequence MRVLVTGAGGHVGGAVARHLAARGFDVAAAVRAPDPSLPNNIPQFLFDLGADFSGDLAPEMRRCAAVVHCAALLSPAPDDDDAMARVNALGTQLLVRLAAQCGARRLVHLSSMSFLGRPAVLPVTEEHPLAPGDPYARSKLHAEQSVTHADTAGLIHGVSLRISSPVGPGLRRQRIFSRFADAADTGQDIVLHGKGGRRQDYVDVRDVARAVECALNGEQRGVVNIASGRAVSNLELAQACVAAFNSPSRITFSGQDDPDEALTWEISIDKARQWWDYAPQFILRQSLLDYRAWRRETRPSS encoded by the coding sequence GTGAGGGTGCTGGTCACCGGCGCCGGGGGCCATGTCGGCGGCGCCGTGGCCCGCCACCTCGCGGCGCGGGGATTCGACGTGGCCGCCGCCGTGCGCGCGCCCGACCCCTCCCTGCCCAACAACATCCCCCAGTTCCTGTTCGACCTTGGCGCGGATTTCTCCGGCGACCTCGCCCCGGAAATGCGCCGCTGCGCCGCCGTGGTCCACTGCGCCGCGCTCCTCTCCCCCGCGCCCGACGACGATGACGCCATGGCCCGGGTCAACGCCCTCGGCACACAACTGCTGGTGCGGCTCGCCGCCCAGTGCGGCGCGCGCCGCCTCGTGCACCTCTCCTCCATGTCCTTCCTCGGCAGGCCCGCCGTGCTCCCCGTCACCGAAGAACACCCCCTGGCGCCCGGCGACCCCTACGCCCGCTCCAAACTCCACGCCGAGCAGTCCGTCACCCACGCCGACACCGCCGGCCTCATTCATGGGGTCTCCCTCCGCATCAGTTCCCCCGTCGGCCCAGGGCTCCGCAGGCAGCGCATCTTTTCCCGCTTCGCCGACGCCGCCGACACCGGACAGGACATCGTCCTGCATGGTAAAGGCGGACGCAGGCAGGACTATGTGGATGTCCGCGATGTGGCCCGCGCCGTAGAATGCGCCCTCAACGGCGAACAGCGCGGCGTGGTCAACATCGCCTCCGGCCGCGCCGTATCCAACCTCGAACTCGCCCAAGCCTGCGTCGCCGCCTTTAACAGCCCCTCCCGCATCACTTTTAGCGGGCAGGACGACCCCGACGAGGCCCTCACCTGGGAAATCAGCATTGACAAGGCCCGGCAGTGGTGGGACTATGCCCCGCAGTTCATCCTGCGGCAGTCCCTCCTCGACTACCGCGCGTGGCGCCGGGAAACCCGCCCCTCATCATAG